A genome region from Triticum aestivum cultivar Chinese Spring chromosome 2B, IWGSC CS RefSeq v2.1, whole genome shotgun sequence includes the following:
- the LOC123045581 gene encoding sm-like protein LSM1B: protein MSWAGPDEILLSTSLAGFLDKKLIVLLRDGRKLLGTLCSFDQFANVVLQGACERVIVGELYCDVPLGLYVIRGENVVLIGELDREKDELPSHMTCVSEAEIRTAEKAEKEARDLKGTMRKRMEFLDFD from the exons ATGTCTTGGGCCGGGCCCGACGAGATCCTCCTCTCCACCTCCCTGGCCGGCTTCTTGGATA AAAAACTGATTGTCCTACTACGAGATGGACGAAAGCTGCTTGGCACCCTCTGCTCATTCGATCAGTTTG CAAATGTTGTTCTTCAGGGTGCTTGTGAACGAGTAATTGTGGGCGAATTATATTGTGATGTTCCTCTTGGTTTATATGTGATCCGGGGAGAGAATGTTGTATTAATTGGAGAACTG GATCGTGAGAAGGACGAACTCCCTAGTCACATGACTTGTGTTTCAGAGGCTGAAATAAGAACG GCCGAGAAAGCTGAAAAGGAAGCAAGGGATCTGAAAGGCACAATGAGGAAGAGGATGGAGTTCCTAGACTTCGATTAG